A genomic stretch from Eriocheir sinensis breed Jianghai 21 chromosome 31, ASM2467909v1, whole genome shotgun sequence includes:
- the LOC127005848 gene encoding uncharacterized PE-PGRS family protein PE_PGRS54-like isoform X8 has translation MGACTRILPHLALALMLAVIVVPQRSQARTSLKDLSSRVCHSLTCGASDAFYPHPSYCTHYVHCISGTPYVKRCPSNLHFNAARGSCDIPREAHCVPFKRSCELQVPFVADGPTDGQVTCDCGGTCTKAHPYRCDAYYHCDAMGVEHLTECPSGLMFNSRVEQCDVPENTQCPQSPSCSCDNCRYPTSDHCSTFWQCENGKAVKHYCSSGLLFNRDTSQCDLAINVECSAGAWQSGSFVETVCVDHRKDCEVFVKEGGCVCNDDVCDWQTFVLQNCPKSCGKCKGEKTMKKRIFSLPSDGGNARKKSKESGSKEHGHGHGSKESGSKESGNKGSGSKESGSKESGNKGSGSKESGSKESGNKGSGSKESGSKESGNKGSGSKESGNKGSGSKESGNKGSGSKESGSKESGNKGSGSKESGSKESGNKGSGSKESGSKESGSKESGNKGSGSKESGNKDSGSKESGNKDSGSKESGSKETVEVDGNISGESCEGGDGGGGNGNNSTEGDGGDNVDVGSGGDGGNGGDGGNGGDVGGDGGSGGGHVVDGCVINCILGKYLPHPINCRKFIYCAPSGPEEVSCAPFNVWDQEELACTNERLTPCVTGSYITTEGKPCGSGGDGGDVGSDDDGDSGGDGDSGGDGDSSGDGDSSGDGDSSGDGGDAGSGGDGDSGDAGSGGDGGDGGIGGDGGSGGDHIVDGCIIPCSLGKYLPHPTDCHKFIQCAPYGPEEMPCAPGTIWEQGKLTCNHEGLTPCVTGAYLTPEGKTCGGDGGDAGSGGDGGSGGNGSSGGDGGSGGDGGDAGSGGDGDGDGSSGNSGGDGGSGGGHVIDGCVISCTLGKYLPHPTDCRKFIQCAPYGPEEMPCAPGTIWEQGKLTCNHEGLTPCVTGAYLTPEGKICGGDGGDGGDGSGGDGGDAGSGGDGGDGGSGGDGGSGGDGGDAGSGGDGGGDGGHVVDGCVINCTLGKYLPHPTDCRKFIQCAPYGPEEMPCAPGTIWEQGKLTCNHEGSTPCVTGAYLTPEGKTCGGDGGDGGDGSDGGSGGDGGDAGSGGDGGDAGSGGDGGDAGSGGDGGDGGSGGDGGGDGSGGNGGGDGGSGGGHVIDGCVINCTLGKYLPHPTDCRKFIQCAPYGPEEMPCAPGTIWEQGKLTCNHEGSTPCVTGAYLTPEGKICGGDGEDGGDGSDGGDAGSGGDSGDAGSGGDGGDGGSGGDGGDGGSGGDGGDAGSGGDGGGDGGHVVDGCVINCTLGKYLPHPTDCRKFIQCAPYGPEEMPCAPGTIWEQGKLTCNHEGSTPCVTGAYLTPEGKTCGGDGGDGGDGSDGGSGGDGGDAGSGGDGGDAGSGGDGGDAGSGGDGGDGGSGGDGGSGGDGGSGGDAGSGGDGGSGGDGGGDGGHVVDGCVINCTLGKYLPHPTDCRKFIQCAPYGPEEMPCAPGTIWEQGKLTCNHEGSTPCVTGAYLTPEGKICGGDGGDGGDGSDGGDAGSGGDGGNAGSGGDGGDAGSGGDGGDGGSGGDGGDAGSGGDGGGDGGGDGGHVVDGCVINCTLGKYLPHPTDCRKFIQCAPYGPEEMPCAPGTIWEQGKLTCNHEGSTPCVTGAYLTPEGKTCGGDGGDGGDGSDGGSGGDGGDAGSGGDGGDAGSGGDGGDAGSGGDGGDAGSGGDGGGDGGHVVDGCVINCTLGKYLPHPTDCRKFIQCAPYGPEEMPCAPGTIWEQGKLTCNHEGSTPCVTGAYLTPEGKTCGGDGGDGGDGSDGGSGGDGGDVGSGGDGGDAGSGGDGGDAGSGGDGGDGGSGGDGGSGGDGGSGGDGGSGGDGGDAGSGGDGGGDSGHVVDGCVINCTLGKYLPHPTDCRKFIQCAPYGPEEMPCAPGTIWEQGKLTCNHEGSTPCVTGAYLTPEGKTCGGDGGDAGSGGDGGDAGSGGDGGDAGSGGDGGDAGSGGDGGDAGSGGDGGDAGSGGDGGDAGSGGDGGDAGSGGDGGDAGSGGDGGDAGSGGDGGDAGSGGDGGDAGSGGDGGDSGSGGDGGDAGSGGDGGDAGSGGDGGDAGSGGDGGDAGSGGDGGDAGSGGDGGDAGSGGDGGDAGSGGDGGDAGSGGDGGDAGSGGDGGDAGSGGDGGDSGSGDGGDAGSGGDGGDAGSGGDGGDAGSGGDGGDAGSGGDGGDSGSGDGGDGACEDAQYDCIFWAANNDCNCKPTDGDCSWQTYVAAACPKSCGSCEPQVGGDGDEVCEDNVSDCRFWAANKDCNCKPTDGDCSWQKYVADNCPKSCGTCNTSGDGGNGGEDGGSGGDGGDSGSGGDGGDGGSGGDGGSGGDGGDAGSGGDGGDAGSGGDGGDAGSGGDGGDAGSGGDGGDAGSGGDGGDAGSGGDGGDAGSGGDGGDAGSGGDGGDAGSGGDGGDAGSGGDGGDAGSGGDGGDAGSGGDGGDAGSGGDGGDTGSGGDGGDAGSGGDGGDAGSGGDGGDAGSGGDGGDAGSGGDGGDAGSGGDGGDAGSGGDGGSGGDHIVDGCIIPCSLGKYLPHPTDCRKFIQCAPYGPEEMPCAPGTIWEQGKLTCNHEGSTPCVTGAYLTPEGKTCGGDGGSGGDGGDAGSGGDGGDAGSGGDGGDAGSGGDGGDAGSGGDGGDAGSGGDGGDAGSGGDGGDAGSGGDGGDAGSGGDGGDGGSGGDGGDESVEDCELSCPKSEGIFPHPRDCRKWIRCLHGKPYVKECPFHLQFNPVLRVCDWPQHAKCVASSNADCGVPEPVVPTEPPNVKPDICDCECCLRPHPEDCTAYYYCEPGSNAEFHTCSEGLVFNPQLSQCVIQDQYPQCQPEKPPTCDPTCECLYPAEACTEYYKCNGDGVPVKFECFGGLYFNDEKHSCDLPKNVSCELRRKRTYNPEPQKYISAEECKTRKGFFAKRGDPSGYFMCSNGIAFSLRCPDGAVFSSAVGRCILRK, from the exons CGTCGACCATCGAAAGGACTGTGAAGTATTCGTGAAGGAAGGAGGCTGTGTCTGCAACGATGACGTCTGTGACTGGCAGACCTTCGTCCTTCAAAACTGTCCCAAGTCGTGCGGCAAATGCAAGGGagaaaagacaatgaagaagagaatattttccctcccttctgatGGAGGAAACGCCCGCAAGAAGTCCAAGGAGTCGGGGAGCAAAGAACATGGACACGGACACGGCAGCAAGGAGTCAGGAAGCAAGGAGTCAGGCAACAAGGGTTCAGGCAGCAAGGAGTCAGGAAGCAAAGAATCTGGCAACAAGGGTTCAGGCAGCAAGGAGTCAGGAAGCAAGGAGTCAGGCAACAAGGGTTCAGGCAGCAAGGAGTCAGGCAGCAAGGAGTCAGGCAACAAGGGTTCAGGCAGCAAGGAGTCAGGCAACAAGGGTTCAGGCAGCAAGGAGTCAG GCAACAAGGGTTCAGGCAGCAAGGAGTCAG GAAGCAAGGAGTCAGGCAACAAGGGTTCAGGCAGCAAGGAGTCAGGAAGCAAGGAGTCAGGCAACAAGGGTTCAGGCAGCAAGGAGTCAGGCAGCAAGGAGTCAGGAAGCAAGGAGTCAGGCAACAAGGGTTCAGGCAGCAAGGAGTCAGGCAACAAGGACTCGGGCAGCAAGGAGTCAGGCAACAAGGACTCGGGCAGCAAGGAGTCAGGCAGTAAAGAGACTGTCGAAGTTGATGGCAACATTAGCGGTGAAAGCTGTgaaggtggagatggtggtggaggaaatgGGAACAACAGCACCGAAGGAGACGGTGGTGATAATGTTGATGTCGGCAGTGGAGGAGATGGCGGCAACGGTGGTGATGGAGGCaacggtggtgatgttggtggagaCGGCGGCTCAGGTGGCGGCCACGTCGTCGACGGTTGCGTCATTAACTGCATTCTCGGCAAGTACCTGCCTCACCCAATTAACTGCCGCAAGTTCATCTACTGCGCGCCCTCGGGCCCCGAGGAGGTATCCTGCGCGCCATTTAACGTTTGGGATCAAGAAGAGTTGGCATGCACCAACGAGCGTTTGACCCCCTGCGTCACTGGCTCCTACATCACCACCGAGGGCAAACCATGCGGTAGCGGGGGTGATGGAGGTGACGTCGGCAGCGATGACGATggagacagtggtggtgatggagacagCGGTGGTGATGGAGACAGCAGTGGTGATGGAGACAGCAGTGGTGATGGAGACagcagtggtgatggaggtgacgcAGGAAGCGGTGGTGATGGAGACAGTGGTGATGCCggcagcggtggtgatggaggtgacggCGGCATCGGTGGTGACGGAGGCTCAGGCGGCGACCACATCGTTGATGGCTGCATCATTCCTTGTTCCCTCGGCAAGTACCTGCCTCACCCGACTGACTGCCATAAGTTCATCCAGTGCGCGCCCTACGGCCCCGAAGAGATGCCCTGTGCACCCGGCACTATCTGGGAACAAGGAAAGCTGACCTGCAACCACGAGGGCTTGACCCCCTGCGTCACTGGCGCCTACCTCACCCCCGAGGGCAAGAcctgtggtggtgacggtggtgacgctggcagtggtggtgatgggggcagCGGTGGTAATGGAAgcagcggtggtgatggaggcagcggtggtgatggaggtgatgccggcagcggtggtgatggtgatggagacgGCAgcagtggtaatagtggtggagACGGCGGCTCAGGCGGCGGCCACGTCATCGACGGTTGCGTCATCAGCTGCACCCTCGGCAAGTACCTGCCTCACCCGACTGACTGCCGCAAGTTCATCCAGTGCGCGCCCTACGGCCCCGAAGAGATGCCCTGTGCGCCCGGCACTATCTGGGAACAAGGAAAGCTGACCTGCAACCACGAGGGCTTGACCCCCTGCGTCACTGGCGCCTACCTCACCCCCGAGGGCAAAAtctgtggtggtgacggtggagacggaggagacggcagtggaggtgacggtggtgacgcaggcagtggaggtgatggaggtgatggcggcagcggtggtgatggaggcagcggtggtgatggaggtgatgccggcagcggtggtgatggtggtggagacggCGGCCACGTCGTCGACGGCTGCGTCATCAACTGCACCCTCGGCAAGTACCTGCCTCACCCGACTGACTGTCGCAAGTTCATCCAGTGCGCGCCCTACGGCCCCGAAGAGATGCCCTGTGCGCCCGGCACTATCTGGGAACAAGGAAAGCTGACCTGCAACCACGAGGGCTCAACCCCCTGCGTCACTGGCGCCTACCTCACCCCCGAGGGCAAGAcctgtggtggtgacggtggtgacggaG gagacgGCAGTgacggaggaagtggtggtgacggaggtgatGCCGGcagtggaggtgacggtggtgacgcaggcagtggaggtgatggaggtgatgccggcagcggtggtgatggag gtgacggcggcagcggtggtgatggtggtggagacggcagcggtggtaatggtggtggagacGGCGGCTCAGGCGGCGGCCACGTCATCGACGGCTGCGTCATCAACTGCACCCTCGGCAAGTACCTGCCTCACCCGACTGACTGCCGCAAGTTCATCCAGTGCGCGCCCTACGGCCCCGAAGAGATGCCCTGTGCGCCCGGCACTATCTGGGAACAAGGAAAGCTGACCTGCAACCACGAGGGCTCAACCCCCTGCGTCACTGGCGCCTATCTCACCCCCGAGGGCAAAAtctgtggtggtgacggtgaagaCGGAGGAGACGGCAGTGACGGAGGTGATGCCGGCAGTGGAGGTGACAGTGGTGACGCAGgcagtggaggtgatggaggtgatggcggcagcggtggtgatggtggtgatggaggcagcggtggtgatggaggtgatgccggcagcggtggtgatggtggtggagacggCGGCCACGTCGTCGACGGCTGCGTCATCAACTGCACCCTCGGCAAGTACCTGCCTCACCCGACTGACTGCCGTAAGTTCATCCAGTGCGCGCCCTACGGCCCCGAAGAGATGCCCTGTGCGCCCGGCACTATCTGGGAACAAGGAAAGCTGACCTGCAACCACGAGGGCTCAACCCCCTGCGTCACTGGCGCCTACCTCACCCCCGAGGGCAAGAcctgtggtggtgacggtggagaCGGAGGAGACGGCAGTgacggaggaagtggtggtgacggaggtgatGCCGGcagtggaggtgacggtggtgacgcaggcagtggaggtgatggaggtgatgccggtagcggtggtgatggaggtgatggcggcagcggtggtgatggaggcagtggAGGTGATGGCGGCAGCGGTGGTGACGCAGGCAGTGGAGGTGAtggcggcagcggtggtgatggtggtggagacggCGGCCACGTCGTCGACGGCTGCGTCATCAACTGCACCCTCGGCAAGTACCTGCCTCACCCGACTGACTGCCGTAAGTTCATCCAGTGCGCGCCCTACGGCCCCGAAGAGATGCCCTGTGCGCCCGGCACTATCTGGGAACAAGGAAAGCTGACCTGCAACCACGAGGGCTCAACCCCCTGCGTCACTGGCGCCTACCTCACCCCCGAGGGCAAAAtctgtggtggtgacggtggagaCGGAGGAGACGGCAGTGACGGAGGTGATGCCGGcagtggaggtgacggtggtaaCGCAGgcagtggaggtgatggaggtgatgccggcagtggtggtgatggaggtgatggaggcagcggtggtgatggaggtgatgccggcagcggtggtgatggtggtggtgatggtggtggagacggCGGCCACGTCGTCGACGGCTGTGTCATCAACTGCACCCTCGGCAAGTACCTGCCTCACCCGACTGACTGCCGCAAGTTCATCCAGTGCGCGCCCTACGGCCCCGAAGAGATGCCCTGTGCGCCCGGCACTATCTGGGAACAAGGAAAGCTGACCTGCAACCACGAGGGCTCAACCCCCTGCGTCACTGGCGCCTACCTCACCCCCGAGGGCAAGAcctgtggtggtgacggtggagaCGGAGGAGACGGCAGTgacggaggaagtggtggtgacggaggtgatGCCGGcagtggaggtgacggtggtgacgcaggcagtggaggtgatggaggtgatgccggcagcggtggtgatggag gtgatgccggcagcggtggtgatggtggtggagacggCGGCCACGTCGTCGACGGCTGCGTCATCAACTGCACCCTCGGCAAGTACCTGCCTCACCCGACTGACTGCCGCAAGTTCATCCAGTGCGCGCCCTACGGCCCCGAAGAGATGCCCTGTGCGCCCGGCACTATCTGGGAACAAGGAAAGCTGACCTGCAACCACGAGGGCTCAACCCCCTGCGTCACTGGCGCCTACCTCACCCCCGAAGGCAAGAcctgtggtggtgacggtggagaCGGAGGAGACGGCAGTgacggaggaagtggtggtgacggaggtgatGTCGGcagtggaggtgacggtggtgacgcaggcagtggaggtgatggaggtgatgccggcagcggtggtgatggaggtgatggcggcagcggtggtgatggaggcagtggaggtgatggcggcagcggtggtgatggaggcagcggtggtgatggaggtgatgccggcagcggtggtgatggtggtggagacagCGGCCACGTCGTCGACGGCTGCGTCATCAACTGCACCCTCGGCAAGTACCTGCCTCACCCGACTGACTGCCGCAAGTTCATCCAGTGTGCGCCCTACGGCCCCGAAGAGATGCCCTGTGCGCCCGGCACTATCTGGGAACAAGGAAAGCTGACCTGCAACCACGAGGGCTCAACCCCCTGCGTCACTGGCGCCTACCTCACCCCCGAGGGCAAAACctgtggtggtgacggaggtgacgctggcagtggtggtgatggtggagacgcaggcagtggcggtgatggtggagacgcaggcagtggcggtgatggtggagacgcaggcagtggcggtgatggtggagacgcaggcagtggcggtgatggtggagacgcaggcagtggtggtgatggtggagacgcaggcagtggcggtgatggtggagacgcaggcagtggcggtgatggtggagacgcaggcagtggcggtgatggtggagacgcaggcagtggcggtgatggtggagacgcaggcagtggcggtgatggtggagacgcaggcagcggcggtgatggtggagactcaggcagtggcggtgatggtggagacgcaggcagtggcggtgatggtggagacgcaggcagtggcggtgatggtggagacgcaggcagtggcggtgatggtggagacgcaggcagtggcggtgatggtggagacgcaggcagtggcggtgatggtggagacgcag gcagtggcggtgatggtggagacgcaggcagtggcggtgatggtggagacgcaggcagtggcggtgatggtggagacgcaggcagtggtggtgatggtggagacgcaggcagcggcggtgatggtggagacTCAGGCAGCGGCGATGGTGGAGACGCAggcagtggcggtgatggtggagacgcaggcagtggcggtgatggtggagacgcaggcagtggtggtgatggtggagacgcaggcagcggcggtgatggtggagacTCAGGCAGTGGCGATGGTGGAGATGGTGCATGCGAAGACGCGCAATATGACTGCATCTTCTGGGCAGCTAATAATGATTGTAACTGCAAGCCGACAGATGGTGATTGCTCATGGCAAACCTATGTGGCTGCAGCTTGCCCCAAGAGCTGCGGATCTTGTGAACCACAAGTGGGCGGCGATGGAGATGAAGTTTGCGAAGACAATGTATCTGACTGCCGATTCTGGGCCGCAAATAAGGATTGCAACTGCAAACCAACTGATGGGGATTGCTCCTGGCAAAAATATGTTGCAGACAATTGCCCGAAAAGCTGTGGAACGTGTAACACATCTGGTGACGGTGGCAATGGCGGTGAAGACGGCGGcagcggtggtgacggtggtgattcTGGcagcggtggtgacggtggtgatggtggaagtggtggtgatggaggcagcggtggtgatggaggtgacgccggcagtggtggtgatggtggtgacgccggcagcggtggtgatggaggtgacgccggcagcggtggtgatggaggtgacgccggcagcggtggtgatggcggtgacgccggtagcggtggtgatggcggtgacgccggcagtggtggtgatggcggtgacgcCGGCAGTGGTGGCGATGGCGGTGACGCCggcagcggtggtgatggcggtgacgccggcagcggtggtgatggcggtgacgccggcagcggtggtgatggcggtgacgccggcagtggtggtgatggcggtgacgccggcagtggtggtgatggcggtgacgccggcagcggtggtgatggcggtgacaccggcagtggtggtgatggcggtgacgccggcagcggtggtgatggtggtgacgccggcagcggtggtgatggaggtgacgccggcagcggtggtgatggcggtgacgccggcagcggtggtgatggcggtgacgccggcagcggtggtgatggcggtgacgcCGGCAGCGGTGGTGACGGAGGCTCAGGCGGCGACCACATCGTTGATGGCTGCATTATTCCTTGTTCCCTCGGCAAGTACCTGCCTCATCCGACAGACTGCCGCAAGTTCATCCAGTGCGCGCCCTACGGCCCCGAAGAGATGCCCTGTGCGCCCGGCACTATCTGGGAACAAGGAAAGCTGACCTGCAACCACGAGGGCTCGACCCCCTGCGTCACTGGCGCCTACCTCACCCCCGAGGGCAAGACCTGTGGTGGCgatggaggaagtggtggtgacggaggtgacgccggcagcggtggtgatggaggtgatgccggcagtggtggtgatggaggtgacgctggcagtggtggtgatggaggtgacgccggaagtggtggtgatggtggtgacgccggcagtggtggtgatggaggtgatgctggcagcggtggtgatggaggtgacgctggcagtggtggtgatggaggtgacgcCGGCagcggtggtgacggcggtgacgGAGGCAGCGGTGGTGACGGAGGTGATGAAAGCGTTGAGGACTGTGAACTGTCGTGCCCGAAGAGCGAAGGAATATTCCCTCACCCTCGTGACTGCAGGAAGTGGATACGTTGCCTGCACGGGAAGCCTTACGTGAAGGAGTGTCCCTTCCACCTGCAGTTCAACCCTGTGCTCCGAGTGTGTGACTGGCCCCAGCACGCCAAATGTGTAGCTTCCAGTAATGCGGATTGTGGCGTTCCCGAACCTGTCGTTCCAACGGAGCCGCCCAATGTCAAGCCCGATATCTGCGACTGCGAGTGTTGCCTGCGACCTCACCCTGAAGACTGCACGGCCTATTACTACTGTGAG CCTGGCTCCAACGCCGAGTTCCACACCTGCTCGGAGGGGCTCGTGTTCAACCCCCAGCTGAGCCAGTGCGTCATCCAGGACCAGTACCCGCAGTGCCAGCCCGAGAAGCCCCCGACGTGCGATCCCACCTGTGAATGTCTCTATCCGGCAGAGGCCTGCACCGAGTACTACAAGT GCAACGGTGACGGCGTTCCCGTGAAGTTCGAGTGTTTTGGTGGCCTTTACTTCAACGACGAGAAGCACTCCTGCGACCTCCCGAAGAACGTGTCCTGCGAGCTGCGTCGGAAGAGGACGTACAATCCAGAGCCGCAGAAGTACATAAGCG CCGAGGAGTGCAAGACCCGCAAAGGATTCTTCGCCAAGAGAGGGGATCCTTCGGGCTACTTCATGTGCAGCAACGGCATCGCCTTCTCTCTGCGGTGTCCTGACGGCGCAGTGTTCAGCTCCGCGGTCGGCAGATGTATCCTCAGAAAGTAA